A window of the Chelonoidis abingdonii isolate Lonesome George chromosome 19, CheloAbing_2.0, whole genome shotgun sequence genome harbors these coding sequences:
- the CIDEC gene encoding LOW QUALITY PROTEIN: lipid transferase CIDEC (The sequence of the model RefSeq protein was modified relative to this genomic sequence to represent the inferred CDS: substituted 1 base at 1 genomic stop codon), giving the protein MDYAKKSLGLLSPSSLSRCVSVSASMTQQLLSSPVPKARPYRICNWDRSIRKGLVAESLRDLLDKVRATMLMVGTISLVLDEDGTSVETEDFFQMLEEGTVFMVLGSGQTWRAAKVSNGILAXSLLPAPSPSDQGSWRYQLSLSRKPRRRIDVACVTFDLYKTNPQDLGCLNVKATLYGTYSMSYDLRCYGAKRLMKEALRWTLFTMQATGHVLLGTSCYMHQLLDATEEQKEEEASPLRSLQPLHCRKMLQ; this is encoded by the exons ATGGACTATGCCAAGAAGTCACTAGGCCTGCTGTCCCCAAGCTCCCTCTCCAG gTGTGTTTCTGTCAGTGCCTCCATGACCCAGCAGCTGCTGTCCAGTCCTGTCCCCAAGGCCCGGCCCTATCGCATCTGCAACTGGGACCGTAGCATCCGCAAGGGCCTTGTGGCAGAGAGTCTGAGGGACCTGCTTGACAAG GTTCGTGCCACGATGCTGATGGTGGGCACCATTTCACTTGTCCTGGATGAGGATGGCACCAGTGTGGAGACAGAGGATTTCTTCCAGATGCTGGAGGAGGGCACTGTGTTCATGGTACTAGGCAGTGGGCAGACATGGCGTGCAGCCAAGGTGAGCAATGGGATCCTGGCATgatctcttctccctgccccctcaccctcaGATCAAGGGAGCTGGA GGTACCAGCTGTCTCTCTCCCGCAAGCCCCGCCGGAGGATTGATGTGGCTTGTGTGACTTTTGACCTATACAAGACCAACCCCCAGGATTTGGGCTGCTTGAACGTCAAGGCCACGCTCTATGGCACATACAGCATGTCCTATGACCTGCGGTGCTATGGGGCAAAGAGGCTCATGAA ggAAGCCCTGCGCTGGACTCTCTTCACCATGCAGGCCACAGGCCATGTGCTGCTCGGCACCTCCTGCTACATGCACCAGCTGCTGGATGCTACAGAGGAACAGAAGGAAGAAGAGGCCTCTCCTCTGAGGAGCCTTCAGCCCCTTCACTGCAGGAAGATGCTTCAGTAA